The Spirochaetota bacterium nucleotide sequence GCCCCGGCAAGCCGTTCGATACGGACAAGTACTTCATCATATCGTCAAACGTCATCGGCGGCTGCAAGGGCTCCACGGGCCCGGCAAGCATCAATCCCGAGACGAATCGCCCGTATGGCATGACATTCCCGTTCATCACGATACACGACATGGTCCGTGCGCAATCCGTGCTCATCGATCATCTCGATATCGATACGCTCTTTGCGGTGGCCGGCGGCTCCATGGGCGGCATGCAGGCGATGGCGTGGGCGAAAATTTTCCCCGCGCGCGTAAAGCTCTGCATCCCGATAGCCACCGCGCTCTATCAAAGTGCGCAGAACATCGCTCTCCATGAGGTCGGACGCAAATCGATAATGAGCGATCCGAATTTCAACGGCGGCGACTACTACGGGCATGAACACCCCAAGGCGGGGCTGTCCATCGCGCGTATGGTGGGTCATATCTCCTATCTCTCCGACGATGCCATGCAGAAGAAATTCGGCAGGCGTCTGCAGAATATGGAACGCTATGCTTTCGACATCACCGATGAATTCCAGGTTGAGAGCTATCTCGACTATCAGGGCGAAAGCTTTATCCGCCGCTTTGATGCGAATTCGTACGTCTTTATCACCCGCGCCATCGATTATTTCGATATGGGGTTTGAAACGTCGCCCGCCGGCGTTTTTGCCGATGTCACCGCGCGATTCCTTGTCCTCTCATACAGTTCCGATTGGCTGTATCCGCCGTATCAATGCGAAGAGATAGTCTCAGCGTGCAAGGCGAATGCGATACCGGTGACCTATGTGAAGGTGGAAACTGATGCGGGGCATGACGGATTCCTCATCAAGAACGATATGCATGAATCGGTGGTGCGCTCGTTCCTGGATTCCGCATACCGTGCAGAAGTCCCGGTGCGGAGCACATCGGCTGATGAGCGTCTCGATTTTCAATTCATTCTCGATGAAGTGCCGGAAGGCAGCCGCATCCTCGACCTCGGTTCGGGCGATGGGACGCTGCTCGCAAGGCTTGCGC carries:
- a CDS encoding homoserine O-acetyltransferase produces the protein MEKIVVETKILSLPGDHVFTLDSGKSLRGMKIAYETYGTLSAAKDNAILICHALSGDAHAAFYGSPDDKKPGWWDVMIGPGKPFDTDKYFIISSNVIGGCKGSTGPASINPETNRPYGMTFPFITIHDMVRAQSVLIDHLDIDTLFAVAGGSMGGMQAMAWAKIFPARVKLCIPIATALYQSAQNIALHEVGRKSIMSDPNFNGGDYYGHEHPKAGLSIARMVGHISYLSDDAMQKKFGRRLQNMERYAFDITDEFQVESYLDYQGESFIRRFDANSYVFITRAIDYFDMGFETSPAGVFADVTARFLVLSYSSDWLYPPYQCEEIVSACKANAIPVTYVKVETDAGHDGFLIKNDMHESVVRSFLDSAYRAEVPVRSTSADERLDFQFILDEVPEGSRILDLGSGDGTLLARLARSKRCTVQGVEIDRANFLACVDNGVAVMQRDLNDVLSDYPENAFDYVIFNLTIQMTKHAVRALDEAHRIRRRVIASYPKFGYYANLLS